In one window of Ferrovum sp. PN-J185 DNA:
- the cobA gene encoding uroporphyrinogen-III C-methyltransferase, protein MSNKTGVVYLVGAGPGNVDLLTLRALKLLQTCDIVLYDQLVSQDILDLIPRHVVLENVGKQRSFHPVPQLHINQRLVDLALQGKTVLRLKGGDPFIFGRGGEEIDTLTDHGISFEVVPGISAANGVAAYAGIPLTHREHAQSCLLVTAHLKDGSFDLDWHAIIRPRQTVVIYMGLHGLDRLVSQLLEAGMAPHIPAALIEQGTLDTQQVVITQVSQLHEMSITHQLKSPTLIIIGSVVELHNKLSWFNSSLKTN, encoded by the coding sequence ATGAGTAACAAAACGGGAGTGGTCTATTTGGTTGGCGCTGGTCCCGGCAATGTCGATTTGTTAACACTCCGTGCGTTAAAATTACTACAAACCTGCGATATTGTTTTGTACGATCAATTGGTATCGCAGGACATACTTGATTTAATTCCACGACATGTGGTCCTTGAAAACGTAGGTAAACAGCGTAGTTTCCATCCTGTACCTCAATTACATATTAATCAACGTCTGGTTGATTTAGCTCTTCAAGGAAAGACGGTATTAAGATTAAAAGGTGGTGATCCATTTATTTTTGGTCGTGGCGGTGAAGAAATCGATACGCTAACTGATCATGGAATATCCTTTGAGGTTGTGCCAGGTATTTCTGCTGCTAATGGTGTTGCAGCTTACGCTGGAATACCACTTACTCACCGAGAGCATGCGCAATCTTGTCTATTAGTTACCGCTCATTTAAAAGATGGCTCATTTGATTTAGATTGGCACGCCATTATTAGGCCTAGACAAACCGTTGTTATTTATATGGGGCTACATGGATTAGATCGATTGGTATCGCAGTTACTTGAAGCAGGGATGGCACCTCATATCCCTGCGGCTTTGATTGAGCAGGGTACGCTTGATACACAACAAGTGGTTATTACTCAGGTTTCACAATTACATGAAATGAGTATAACCCATCAACTAAAATCACCTACTTTAATAATCATTGGCTCTGTAGTAGAGTTACATAATAAATTAAGTTGGTTTAATAGTTCTTTGAAAACCAATTAA
- the dsrE2 gene encoding sulfur carrier protein DsrE2: MKKMAIIASKGTLDMAYPPFILASTAAALGFDVKVFFTFYGLQLLKKDLSDVKISPLGNPAMPMPIPMPSLVQVMPGMESMATVMMKDKLKKKGVASLEELRDMCLEAGVTLIACQMTLDLFDFKREDLIDGIEFGGAATYLDFAGESNVSLFI; the protein is encoded by the coding sequence ATGAAAAAAATGGCTATTATTGCCAGTAAAGGCACGCTAGATATGGCTTATCCGCCTTTTATTCTGGCTTCTACTGCAGCAGCCCTTGGCTTTGATGTGAAAGTATTTTTTACTTTTTATGGCTTGCAACTGTTAAAAAAAGATTTGTCTGATGTAAAGATTAGTCCCTTGGGTAATCCTGCAATGCCAATGCCTATTCCAATGCCAAGTCTTGTTCAGGTTATGCCTGGAATGGAATCTATGGCTACTGTCATGATGAAAGATAAACTCAAGAAAAAAGGTGTGGCAAGTTTAGAAGAGTTACGGGATATGTGCTTGGAAGCAGGTGTAACGCTAATCGCCTGTCAAATGACATTGGACTTGTTTGACTTTAAACGAGAAGACTTAATTGATGGGATTGAGTTCGGCGGTGCAGCAACTTACTTAGACTTTGCTGGTGAATCTAACGTTAGTTTATTCATTTAG
- a CDS encoding sulfurtransferase TusA family protein, which produces MNIDKELDARGLSCPLPILRTKKILSDMTSGQLLKVVATDSGAPKDMQAFANQTGHELVNHSEANGEYTFVFKKK; this is translated from the coding sequence ATGAATATTGATAAAGAATTAGACGCACGTGGGTTAAGTTGTCCATTACCAATTTTAAGGACAAAGAAAATTTTATCTGATATGACGTCAGGGCAACTATTAAAAGTTGTTGCGACTGATAGCGGTGCTCCTAAAGATATGCAAGCTTTTGCTAATCAAACAGGGCATGAATTGGTTAATCATTCTGAAGCAAATGGTGAATATACGTTTGTGTTTAAGAAAAAATAA
- a CDS encoding quinone oxidoreductase family protein — MPHAIRFHQPGGPEVFKWEEVEVAQPKAGEVLLKHTAVGLNYIDVYHRTGLYPAPLPAIPGLEAAGVIQAVGDGVTDLKVGDRVAYASGPLGAYSQERTMAADRVVKLPASISDEQGAAMMLQGLTAQYLLRRTYPVKAGDTILVHAAAGGVGLILCQWARHLGVKVIGTVGSEEKAQLAKQFGCDYPIIYTKEDFQEKVLEITNGKKVPVVYDSVGKDTFLKSLDCLSPLGLLVLFGQSSGNVPPFDLGQLSVKGSLFITRPTLATYTAKREDLVNGANELFDVVSKGIVKINVNQRYALQDAAQAHRDLEARKTTGSTIFTV, encoded by the coding sequence ATGCCACATGCTATACGTTTCCATCAACCTGGCGGTCCGGAAGTGTTTAAGTGGGAAGAAGTTGAGGTTGCTCAACCTAAGGCAGGAGAAGTTCTCTTAAAACATACCGCGGTTGGTCTTAACTATATTGATGTTTATCATAGAACTGGACTTTACCCCGCGCCATTACCCGCTATTCCAGGTTTAGAGGCAGCTGGTGTGATCCAAGCGGTTGGTGATGGGGTTACCGATCTGAAAGTTGGGGATCGAGTTGCTTACGCCTCTGGACCGTTAGGTGCTTACTCACAAGAAAGAACAATGGCTGCGGATCGAGTAGTAAAATTGCCTGCCAGTATCTCAGATGAACAAGGTGCGGCTATGATGTTACAAGGTTTAACGGCCCAGTATCTATTACGTCGTACTTATCCAGTCAAAGCCGGTGATACCATTCTCGTTCACGCTGCTGCAGGTGGGGTAGGGTTGATTTTATGTCAATGGGCAAGACATCTTGGTGTAAAAGTAATTGGTACAGTAGGTAGCGAAGAGAAAGCCCAATTAGCCAAACAGTTTGGTTGTGATTATCCTATTATTTATACAAAAGAGGATTTTCAGGAGAAAGTACTTGAAATCACCAATGGTAAGAAAGTACCTGTTGTTTATGATTCTGTCGGTAAAGATACGTTTTTAAAATCTCTTGATTGCCTTTCCCCATTAGGTTTACTTGTTTTGTTTGGCCAATCATCGGGTAATGTACCTCCTTTTGACTTAGGACAACTATCTGTTAAAGGCTCACTGTTTATTACAAGACCAACACTAGCAACCTATACAGCTAAACGTGAGGATTTAGTAAATGGTGCTAATGAATTATTTGATGTGGTGAGTAAAGGTATTGTTAAAATTAATGTAAACCAACGTTACGCATTACAAGATGCTGCACAAGCTCATCGCGATTTAGAGGCGAGAAAAACAACTGGTTCAACAATTTTTACGGTATAA
- the sfsA gene encoding DNA/RNA nuclease SfsA translates to MNYQQTLISATLIKRYKRFLADVTLTDGSCLTVHVPNTGSLLGCVDPGLPVRLSDSLNEERKYRFTLEQVILPSGRVGVNTHIANHLVGEALKKGLINSLTGYNSMQAEVKYGHENSRIDWLLTNDENQRCFVEVKNVTAAVDSGVGFFPDAPSDRAVKHCRELIRIVGEGHRAAMIFCVQRDDVEFVQPADHIDPQYGKAIREALQAGVELYALAADLNDDSVYLTKELPVRCP, encoded by the coding sequence ATGAATTATCAACAAACCTTAATTTCTGCCACGTTAATTAAGCGTTACAAACGATTTCTTGCGGATGTTACGTTAACAGACGGCAGTTGTCTTACCGTACATGTGCCTAATACTGGCTCCCTATTAGGCTGTGTTGATCCAGGGCTCCCTGTTAGATTATCTGATTCACTTAATGAGGAAAGAAAATATCGATTTACTCTAGAGCAAGTGATTTTACCAAGTGGTCGTGTTGGTGTGAATACACATATTGCTAATCATTTAGTTGGAGAAGCTTTAAAAAAGGGTTTGATCAATTCACTAACAGGCTATAACAGCATGCAAGCCGAAGTAAAATATGGCCATGAAAATAGCCGTATTGATTGGCTTTTAACTAATGATGAGAATCAACGTTGTTTTGTAGAAGTTAAAAATGTCACAGCAGCAGTTGATTCTGGAGTTGGATTTTTTCCTGATGCGCCTAGTGATAGGGCAGTCAAACATTGTCGTGAGTTAATCCGAATTGTCGGTGAGGGTCACCGTGCAGCTATGATTTTTTGCGTTCAAAGAGATGATGTTGAGTTTGTACAGCCGGCTGATCATATTGATCCGCAATATGGTAAAGCCATACGTGAAGCATTACAGGCGGGTGTTGAGCTATATGCGCTAGCTGCTGATTTAAATGATGATAGCGTTTATCTCACTAAAGAGTTACCTGTAAGATGTCCTTAA
- a CDS encoding pirin family protein: MYNIRKSSERGHFNHGWLDTFHSFSFAEYYDPQHMGFSVLRVINEDRVAAGTGFGTHPHRDMEIITIILSGALQHKDSMGNGSIIRPGDVQRMTAGRGVTHSEVNPSSTDPVHLLQIWLLPEQRSLEPSYEQKSFSEESYTNQFALLASHQGSDGSVLIHQDVSLYRAKLSASTELIKPLSSTRKGYLHVIHGAIKVNKTISLTTGDALKISEEASLELIADTDSECIFFDLPN; this comes from the coding sequence ATGTATAACATTCGTAAAAGTAGTGAGCGTGGGCACTTTAATCATGGTTGGTTGGATACTTTCCATAGTTTTTCCTTTGCAGAATATTATGATCCACAACACATGGGCTTTAGTGTTTTAAGAGTTATTAATGAGGATAGAGTGGCTGCGGGAACCGGTTTTGGCACTCATCCACATCGTGATATGGAAATTATTACTATTATTCTCTCTGGCGCGCTTCAACATAAAGATAGTATGGGTAATGGCTCCATTATCCGACCTGGAGATGTACAAAGAATGACTGCCGGGCGTGGCGTCACCCATAGTGAAGTTAATCCATCTTCCACTGATCCTGTTCATTTGTTACAAATTTGGTTGCTTCCTGAACAACGTTCATTGGAACCCAGTTATGAACAAAAATCTTTTTCTGAGGAAAGTTATACCAATCAATTTGCTCTATTGGCCTCTCATCAAGGTAGTGATGGTTCTGTATTAATCCATCAAGATGTAAGTCTTTATCGAGCCAAATTAAGCGCTTCTACAGAGTTAATCAAACCTCTTTCTTCTACAAGAAAAGGGTATTTACATGTTATTCATGGAGCAATTAAGGTAAACAAAACTATTTCCTTGACAACAGGAGATGCCTTAAAAATATCTGAGGAAGCTTCATTAGAATTAATTGCGGATACAGACTCAGAATGTATCTTTTTTGATTTACCAAATTAA
- the gluQRS gene encoding tRNA glutamyl-Q(34) synthetase GluQRS, giving the protein MKKNSLRYRGRFAPSPTGELHLGSLVCALASYIEAKQNKGVWLIRIEDIDKERCRDHFATTIINKLLEYGLESDEPVVYQSKRLNIYYDAIEQLKIKNLLYPCVCNRENRKKYRNIDCPCLVNPIKHTNQCAWRLLTNNEACSFNEVNHRHSKILSKEDRINIIRRDGLISYDLAVCVDDATQNITHIVRGEDLFNHTFVQRFIQESLRYHKPIYRHLPLVLDDNGEKLSKQNLAKPIDVSFDCLTLALTHLGIYKPQIYYGSTIQSSIQNIIKSTLIYKLNEFD; this is encoded by the coding sequence ATGAAAAAAAACTCATTACGCTATCGAGGACGTTTTGCACCAAGTCCTACAGGAGAACTACATTTGGGTTCCCTGGTTTGTGCGCTAGCAAGCTACATAGAAGCAAAGCAAAATAAAGGGGTATGGTTAATTAGAATTGAAGATATTGATAAGGAACGATGCAGAGATCACTTCGCAACAACCATCATCAATAAATTATTAGAATATGGATTAGAAAGTGATGAACCAGTTGTTTATCAATCGAAAAGACTAAATATTTATTATGATGCTATTGAACAACTTAAAATAAAAAACTTACTTTATCCTTGCGTTTGTAATCGTGAAAATAGAAAAAAATATAGAAATATAGATTGTCCTTGTCTAGTAAACCCAATCAAGCATACCAATCAATGTGCTTGGCGTTTGCTAACCAATAATGAGGCCTGTAGCTTTAATGAGGTTAATCATCGTCACAGTAAAATACTTTCAAAAGAAGACCGAATCAACATAATAAGAAGAGACGGACTGATTAGTTATGATTTGGCGGTATGCGTTGATGACGCCACACAAAATATAACGCACATAGTTCGTGGTGAAGATTTATTTAACCACACCTTTGTACAACGTTTTATACAGGAGAGTTTAAGATATCATAAACCAATTTATCGCCACCTACCTTTAGTTTTAGATGATAATGGTGAGAAATTAAGCAAACAAAATTTAGCAAAACCCATAGATGTCAGTTTTGACTGTCTTACTCTAGCGTTAACACATTTAGGTATATACAAACCACAGATATATTACGGTTCAACAATACAAAGCAGTATACAAAATATTATAAAAAGTACATTAATTTACAAATTAAATGAATTCGACTAA
- a CDS encoding DMT family transporter, translated as MNSTKHTQSAIVIPSVFVFLWATGFIGARYGLPYMEPMTFLAIRMGFASVILLIMALISKASWPPTPLAAIHVIVAGLLVHGGYLGGVWAAIAIGMPAGMVSLIVGMQPILTSVAAFFILNERLTLRQWAGLLIGLIGLFLVLGHRVSGHDLTPLSGLYACIGLVSISAGTVYQKKFFASVDIRTGGVLQYITSGLLFWLLAICFEHRTVHWNTSLIFAMAWSVLALSVGAVALLYKLIRDGEASEVSSLLYLVPPVTALIAYICFNERLTTMAMFGMALVALGVALVVLRFQTRR; from the coding sequence ATGAATTCGACTAAACATACTCAATCAGCGATTGTTATTCCCTCTGTATTTGTTTTCCTCTGGGCCACAGGCTTTATCGGTGCCAGATATGGCTTACCTTATATGGAACCCATGACCTTTCTTGCAATTAGAATGGGATTTGCTTCAGTTATCCTACTAATCATGGCACTCATATCAAAAGCCAGTTGGCCACCTACTCCACTAGCAGCAATTCATGTCATTGTTGCGGGTTTATTAGTACATGGAGGCTACCTGGGTGGGGTATGGGCAGCGATTGCAATTGGTATGCCAGCGGGCATGGTATCTTTAATCGTTGGCATGCAACCCATTTTAACTTCAGTAGCCGCTTTTTTTATCTTAAATGAGCGTTTAACATTAAGGCAATGGGCAGGGCTACTGATTGGTCTAATAGGATTATTTTTAGTGTTGGGTCATCGTGTATCAGGTCATGATCTAACCCCTTTGTCTGGTTTATATGCTTGTATTGGATTAGTCAGTATTAGTGCAGGAACTGTATATCAAAAGAAATTTTTTGCGAGCGTTGATATAAGAACAGGAGGGGTGCTTCAGTATATTACCTCTGGTTTATTATTTTGGTTACTCGCCATTTGCTTTGAACATAGAACAGTTCATTGGAATACGTCACTCATTTTCGCCATGGCCTGGTCAGTATTGGCTTTATCGGTGGGCGCGGTAGCGTTACTTTATAAATTAATCCGTGATGGTGAAGCCTCTGAAGTGTCCAGTTTGTTGTATCTAGTACCCCCCGTCACTGCGTTGATCGCCTACATCTGCTTTAATGAACGCCTAACTACCATGGCCATGTTTGGCATGGCCTTGGTAGCACTGGGCGTGGCACTAGTTGTATTACGATTCCAAACGAGACGCTAA
- the glcF gene encoding glycolate oxidase subunit GlcF, whose product MYVNIIPEYKQAEFGEEAEKILRTCVHCGFCLATCPTYQLLGNELDSPRGRIYLIKNLLEGEPVTENTQLHLDRCLTCRACETTCPSGVQYGKLVDIGRKIVEHSVKRSIGSRVKRSLLKTVLPNPKLFNPLVDVGQKLKPLLPRSMTKVLPDLNQLGQWPTDQHVRKMIVLEGCVQPKLTPETNLAAAKVLDKLGISLLRVTGSGCCGALTHHLNDEESALIAMKQNIDAWWPHIEKGGVEAIVITASGCGTEIKQYGYYLKHDPLYSDRAQQISHLAKDVSEVIAQLPIESLLSGEKIDERIAFHAPCSLQHGQKLKGFVESLLQQWGAQLTPVPDAHLCCGSAGTYSILQPEISKKLQANKIKALESGRPDLILTANIGCQTHLHGVSSVPVIHWIEWLASRLES is encoded by the coding sequence ATGTATGTAAATATAATACCTGAATATAAACAAGCAGAGTTTGGTGAAGAAGCTGAAAAAATTCTAAGAACCTGTGTACATTGTGGCTTTTGTTTAGCTACCTGTCCGACGTATCAATTGCTTGGTAATGAATTGGATAGTCCGCGTGGCAGAATATATCTCATTAAAAATCTGTTAGAAGGTGAGCCTGTTACAGAAAATACACAACTTCACTTGGATCGTTGTTTGACTTGTCGTGCCTGTGAAACCACATGTCCGTCAGGGGTTCAGTATGGTAAGTTAGTGGATATCGGTAGAAAAATAGTTGAACATTCTGTTAAACGAAGTATTGGTTCAAGAGTTAAAAGATCTCTACTTAAAACAGTTCTGCCAAATCCCAAGCTATTTAATCCGTTGGTTGATGTAGGGCAAAAACTTAAACCCTTATTACCTCGTTCAATGACGAAAGTGTTACCTGACTTAAATCAGTTAGGACAATGGCCTACTGATCAACATGTAAGAAAGATGATTGTTTTAGAGGGTTGCGTACAACCTAAATTGACACCAGAAACCAATCTTGCAGCAGCAAAGGTTCTCGATAAACTAGGTATATCATTACTACGAGTGACCGGCAGTGGTTGTTGCGGTGCATTGACTCATCATTTAAATGATGAAGAATCGGCATTAATAGCAATGAAACAAAATATAGACGCTTGGTGGCCACATATTGAAAAAGGTGGGGTGGAAGCGATTGTTATCACAGCTAGCGGTTGTGGGACAGAAATTAAACAATATGGTTATTATTTAAAGCATGACCCTCTTTATTCTGATCGTGCACAACAAATTTCCCATTTAGCAAAGGATGTATCTGAGGTCATAGCACAATTACCTATTGAATCTCTGTTAAGTGGTGAAAAAATTGATGAGCGTATTGCGTTTCATGCACCATGTTCTCTACAACATGGCCAGAAGTTAAAAGGTTTTGTGGAGTCGTTATTGCAGCAATGGGGAGCACAATTAACCCCTGTTCCTGATGCGCATTTATGTTGTGGTTCTGCTGGAACTTATTCGATTTTACAACCTGAGATTTCTAAGAAATTACAGGCTAATAAAATTAAAGCATTAGAAAGTGGTCGACCCGATTTAATTTTAACCGCCAATATCGGTTGTCAAACTCACTTACATGGAGTGAGTTCAGTACCAGTAATTCATTGGATTGAATGGTTAGCGTCTCGTTTGGAATCGTAA